A single Bacillus sp. OxB-1 DNA region contains:
- a CDS encoding methionine biosynthesis PLP-dependent protein: protein MTKRSLATTLVQLGNHSDPKTGAINPPIYLSTAYKHDGIGKTTGYDYTRTKNPTRSILEDGIAKLESGDAGFACSSGMAAIQLVLSLFRSGDELIVPEDIYGGTYRLLDYYSDVYSIETTYTDFTNVETVEELITENTRALFIETPTNPLMQEIDLAAYAQLAKQHGLLLIVDNTFLTPYFQRPIEYGADIVLHSATKYIGGHNDVLAGLVVAKGEELCERLGKNHNAIGAVLSPSDSWLIIRGLKTLHLRMKQHDANAKAIVEYLKSEPKVTDVLYAGQGGMLSFRLKESAWVGTFLESLQLITFAESLGGVESFITYPTTQTHADIPEEERMRRGVCDRLLRFSVGVEEADDLIDDLKQVFAKLESGGPQR, encoded by the coding sequence ATGACTAAGAGAAGTTTGGCAACGACGTTAGTGCAGCTGGGGAACCATAGCGATCCCAAGACAGGGGCGATCAATCCGCCGATTTATTTATCCACCGCCTATAAGCATGATGGCATTGGGAAAACGACGGGATATGATTATACAAGGACCAAAAATCCGACCCGGTCGATTTTGGAAGACGGCATCGCGAAATTGGAGAGCGGGGATGCGGGTTTTGCCTGTAGCTCAGGGATGGCGGCAATCCAACTTGTCCTTTCCCTATTCCGTTCTGGAGATGAACTCATCGTCCCGGAAGACATTTATGGAGGTACGTATCGTCTTTTAGACTACTATTCCGATGTGTATTCAATCGAAACTACGTATACCGATTTTACAAATGTAGAGACAGTGGAGGAACTTATTACCGAAAACACTCGGGCTTTATTCATCGAAACGCCGACAAATCCACTTATGCAGGAAATCGATCTTGCGGCGTATGCGCAACTGGCTAAACAGCACGGTCTGCTTTTAATTGTCGATAATACTTTCTTGACGCCTTATTTCCAGCGTCCGATTGAATATGGAGCGGATATCGTCCTCCATAGCGCGACGAAGTATATCGGGGGGCATAACGACGTCCTCGCCGGTCTCGTTGTGGCGAAAGGCGAAGAATTATGCGAACGGCTAGGCAAAAACCACAATGCCATCGGGGCGGTGCTCTCCCCTTCCGATTCCTGGCTCATTATCCGCGGCCTCAAAACGCTTCATTTACGAATGAAACAACATGATGCCAACGCAAAGGCGATTGTTGAGTATTTAAAGAGCGAACCGAAAGTGACTGATGTCCTCTATGCCGGACAAGGCGGCATGCTGTCGTTCCGTCTAAAGGAGAGTGCATGGGTCGGAACATTCCTGGAAAGTCTCCAACTTATCACCTTTGCGGAAAGCTTGGGCGGAGTGGAAAGTTTCATCACCTATCCAACGACGCAAACTCACGCGGATATTCCGGAAGAAGAGCGGATGCGGCGCGGGGTCTGCGATCGGCTGTTGCGCTTTTCCGTCGGTGTGGAAGAGGCGGATGATTTGATTGACGACTTGAAGCAAGTATTCGCGAAATTGGAAAGCGGGGGACCCCAACGATGA
- a CDS encoding cyclase family protein: MTKTLTNEVLEAIQLVKSKEWVDLTHTFGKDSPHFSAFDAAETVTLFDHDDGFFAQQFTFAGQYGTHIDAPIHFVRDTRYLEELELKELVLPLVVIDKSKEAAENHDFTLAVQDILDFEAEHGEIEDGTFVALRTDWSKRWPDKEAFDNKDADGNNRIPGWGLEALKFLFEERKVKAIGHETYDTDSAIDFQKNNALLGEYYVLEQDTYQIELLTNLDKLPAKGAVIFNIVPKPEKASGFPVRSFAILP; this comes from the coding sequence ATGACAAAAACATTAACCAACGAAGTTCTCGAAGCGATTCAACTGGTGAAGTCGAAAGAATGGGTCGACCTGACACATACGTTCGGGAAGGATTCTCCTCATTTCTCCGCATTCGACGCGGCGGAAACCGTTACTTTATTCGACCATGATGACGGGTTTTTCGCTCAGCAATTCACGTTCGCCGGCCAATACGGAACCCATATCGACGCGCCGATCCACTTTGTCCGCGATACGCGCTATTTGGAGGAACTGGAGCTGAAAGAACTGGTCTTGCCTTTGGTCGTCATCGACAAATCAAAAGAAGCTGCGGAAAACCATGATTTTACGCTGGCGGTTCAGGACATCCTCGACTTCGAAGCGGAACACGGGGAAATCGAAGATGGCACATTCGTCGCACTGCGCACGGACTGGAGCAAACGCTGGCCGGATAAAGAAGCGTTCGACAACAAGGATGCAGATGGCAATAACCGCATCCCGGGCTGGGGGTTGGAAGCGCTGAAGTTCCTCTTCGAAGAGCGGAAAGTGAAAGCGATCGGCCACGAAACGTATGATACGGATTCAGCGATTGATTTCCAGAAAAACAACGCATTGCTTGGCGAATATTACGTATTGGAACAGGACACGTACCAAATTGAGTTGTTGACCAACTTGGATAAGCTGCCGGCAAAAGGAGCGGTTATTTTCAACATCGTTCCAAAACCGGAGAAAGCATCCGGCTTCCCGGTCCGCTCCTTCGCCATTCTGCCGTAA
- the serC gene encoding 3-phosphoserine/phosphohydroxythreonine transaminase: MSQTNQRAYNFNAGPSALPLAVLEKAQEELVNFRGTGMSVMELSHRSAAFEEVHNAAIDRLKSLFAIPENYEVLFLQGGASLQFSMIPMNFLPEGQQAGYVMTGSWSEKAYKEAELLGRPYELASTKDNKYRSIPGLDELQFNSTDAYVHVTSNNTIYGTQWTEFPETGDAPLIADMSSDIMSRPVNVSQFGMIYAGAQKNLGPSGVTVVIIRKDLLEKAKSELPTMLKYSTHVKNNSLYNTPPTFGIYMLGEVLNWIEEKGGLEAIAKQNEEKAKLIYDAIDDSNGFYTGHAAPDSRSLMNITFNLANEELEKKFLAEAKEAGFVGLNGHRSVGGCRASTYNAVPVEACQALRDFMLEFQSKNS, from the coding sequence TTGAGTCAAACTAATCAACGTGCATACAATTTCAACGCGGGTCCATCCGCACTTCCGTTGGCGGTATTGGAAAAAGCGCAAGAGGAACTGGTCAATTTCCGCGGTACGGGCATGTCCGTCATGGAATTGAGCCACCGCAGCGCCGCTTTTGAAGAAGTCCATAATGCTGCGATCGATCGCTTGAAATCGTTATTTGCCATTCCTGAAAATTATGAAGTCCTTTTCCTTCAAGGCGGAGCGAGCCTGCAATTCTCCATGATTCCGATGAATTTCTTGCCAGAAGGACAACAAGCGGGATACGTCATGACAGGCTCTTGGTCTGAAAAGGCATATAAAGAAGCTGAATTGCTGGGCCGGCCCTATGAATTGGCGAGCACGAAAGACAATAAATACCGCAGTATCCCAGGGTTGGATGAACTTCAATTCAATTCTACGGACGCTTATGTCCACGTCACTTCGAATAACACGATCTATGGAACGCAGTGGACCGAGTTCCCTGAGACGGGCGATGCTCCGTTGATCGCCGATATGTCGAGCGATATCATGTCCCGGCCAGTGAATGTCAGCCAATTCGGGATGATCTATGCGGGAGCGCAAAAGAATTTGGGCCCGTCCGGTGTGACTGTGGTCATCATCCGCAAAGACCTTCTGGAAAAAGCGAAAAGCGAACTTCCGACGATGTTGAAATACAGCACCCATGTCAAAAACAATTCATTGTACAATACACCTCCGACATTCGGCATTTACATGCTCGGCGAAGTGTTGAACTGGATTGAAGAAAAAGGCGGCTTGGAAGCGATCGCGAAGCAAAACGAGGAAAAGGCGAAGTTGATCTACGATGCAATCGATGACAGCAACGGCTTCTACACGGGTCATGCCGCACCGGATAGCCGTTCCCTCATGAATATTACGTTCAATTTGGCGAATGAAGAGCTCGAGAAGAAATTCCTCGCGGAAGCTAAAGAAGCCGGATTCGTCGGCTTGAACGGCCACCGTTCGGTCGGTGGATGCCGTGCGTCCACATACAATGCGGTTCCGGTTGAAGCGTGCCAGGCACTCCGTGATTTCATGCTGGAATTCCAATCAAAGAATAGCTAA
- the metC gene encoding cystathionine beta-lyase, whose amino-acid sequence MSYQRLETKFIHASTSGDFEQKTGAVNVPIYLSSTFHQEDFDSFGPYDYSRSGNPTRDALEKAIAELEGGARGLAFASGIAAISSAFMLLKSGDHIVVTEDVYGGTFRFITQVLTKFGIEHTFVDLADLETTAAAIRPNTKVIYMETPSNPRLGITDIAAIVELAKANGCLTFLDNTFMTPLYQRPIELGVDIVLHSATKFLSGHSDIIAGLAVTKDEELGNQLAFIQNSFGAILGAQDSFSLIQGIKTLGARLAQSSASAKRIADYLNEHPLVEHVYYPGLADHPGHAIHAAQSSDAGAVLSFRLPNRETAKAFVDHIRIPVFAVSLGGVESILSYPAQMSHAAMPKEERDKRGITDGLLRFSVGLEHVDDLIADFEQALQAAAEVNKDFAVVEIK is encoded by the coding sequence ATGAGCTACCAGCGATTGGAAACGAAATTCATCCACGCATCCACGAGCGGCGATTTTGAACAGAAAACGGGAGCCGTGAACGTACCGATTTATCTATCCTCCACTTTTCATCAGGAAGATTTCGATTCATTCGGCCCGTACGATTACAGCCGTTCGGGCAATCCGACGAGGGATGCGCTGGAAAAGGCCATCGCGGAGTTGGAAGGCGGCGCAAGAGGGCTGGCATTCGCTTCCGGAATTGCAGCCATCTCTTCCGCCTTCATGCTGCTGAAATCCGGGGACCATATCGTGGTGACGGAAGATGTCTATGGCGGGACGTTCCGTTTCATCACGCAAGTATTGACGAAATTCGGCATTGAGCACACATTTGTCGACTTGGCGGATTTGGAAACGACCGCCGCAGCGATTCGCCCGAATACGAAAGTGATTTACATGGAAACGCCATCGAACCCGCGTCTCGGCATTACGGATATCGCCGCTATCGTGGAGCTGGCCAAAGCAAACGGTTGCCTGACGTTCTTGGATAATACGTTCATGACGCCGCTCTATCAACGTCCGATTGAACTCGGTGTAGATATCGTACTGCATAGCGCAACAAAATTTTTGTCCGGCCATAGCGATATCATCGCTGGATTAGCAGTGACGAAAGATGAAGAACTAGGCAATCAACTCGCCTTCATCCAAAACTCATTCGGCGCCATTTTGGGAGCGCAAGATTCATTCTCCCTCATCCAGGGTATCAAGACGCTCGGCGCACGGTTGGCCCAATCGTCCGCCTCCGCGAAGAGAATCGCAGATTATTTGAATGAACACCCGTTAGTCGAGCACGTCTATTACCCGGGATTGGCCGACCATCCGGGCCATGCCATCCACGCGGCCCAATCCTCTGACGCCGGAGCGGTACTGTCATTCCGTCTGCCGAATCGGGAAACGGCAAAAGCATTCGTCGATCATATCCGAATCCCGGTATTTGCCGTCAGTCTGGGCGGAGTGGAATCGATCCTCTCCTATCCGGCGCAAATGTCCCACGCGGCAATGCCGAAAGAGGAGCGGGATAAACGAGGGATCACCGACGGTCTGCTGCGCTTTTCTGTTGGGCTCGAGCATGTCGATGATTTAATTGCGGATTTCGAACAAGCGCTGCAGGCGGCTGCCGAAGTGAATAAAGATTTTGCAGTTGTTGAAATAAAATAA